GCCTACCGCATTTGTCCAAGCAAAATATATCAGCATGAAATTTACCGCTTTCTAGTTCCCTGAAAGATGAATCCTAAAAGCTTCTCTTTTTCTGTTTAGTGCAGCCAGTATTTTCAAGTTTGAACTTACTCTTTGAAGTATAGCTACTGGATGGAACATTTAATACGTCAGACATCTGTGCTAGTGAGTTAATATATCTTCCTGGGTTTGGTAATCCCGGGAGGTTTTTCCTTACGTTACTTTGAGCCTTTTCTGGCATGGACTCAACTGTCTCGACAACTATTTGATGAATTGCTTTGACATTTTATACAGATGTTAATGTCTACCACATAATGACTCATCTCAGCAGTGGGGATCCCTAGTCATTGTGCGAGGCACTAGCTTGGCTACTTTTGCTATCGTTATCCAGAACAAGTTAAGAAGAAGTTCAGATTGAATGATCTGTGTTCTGTAGGAAGTTAAACTTTCTACAAACATACTTAAAGTAACCAGTTGTCTAGAAAACAAATGTTCAGCTATCTGTGCAAAAATGTGGAGGTAAAAGAAGGTGTGATTGATATTCCTGCACTGTGGCTGGTCACAACAACCAAACAAAGTCAAAAGTCCAAACGTGGCCTGATTCTACAAGAAAGGACCTATTAACTTTACACAGGCATATTTATCTCAACCTCTTCTAACGCACCGCCAAACCATCCATCACTCTGTGGAGTTCAGAGGGATcgtgtctccttaagatgttaaaACCTGTTTTCACTCTCTTGCATGGCACATTGTCAGGGGGCAAGTTGTGTAACCCCAAGTTATCAAGTTCAACACAAGGTCTTTGAAGAAATTACACAATCCCACTTGACAAGGCAGGTCCAGGGCTTTCCTCGGGTCTCTCTATATTCCAACAATTTTCCACATGAGCAGACAGCCTCGAGTGTGGAGTGACAAAGTAAAAGGGTGGCGGAGGTGGGGTGATATCCAGGGGAGACGATGCATGAATTCGGTGGAGGTTGATCGACAGGACAGGGGCACGCATGCTATTTACCCTTAGAGATTCTTCTGAGTCAAGGCCGTTGCATGGCCACGTTCTGCCTCATCTTGATTTTGTCAAGGTTGACTGATGGAGAGATAGGTCGCAGATAGATGATGGCGTTGCGTGAACGCTGAAGCGTCACAGAGCAGATGTAGCAGTATGATAGGAAGTGACTTTTGGGGGTTTGCTTCTGCAGATCGGGTTCCCGATAGCATGATTTACTCGGGGATCTTCTGACCCAAGAGTGAACCAAGATCTTGCTTATTAAAAGCAGTCAGGAATGAGCGGAAAATAGCCAGTGCACGTTCAGGTAGGGAACCCTTAAATCAGAAGTAGGAAGGAATGTGTTTCATATGAGCAATTGCTTTTTTCTTTTGTTCCTGCACAACCAAAAATGGATAGAATGTTTTATTCAAAGCATTTTTTTAAAAGAACAATGGCAGTCGAACACTTCTGTCTGTTTCCACCTCTGTGCTTGCAAGAAGCTCTCGTGATATAAGGACTATTGTACTCCAGTGCCACCTCCCTTCAGGGATAAGATTTTACGATTGCAACCTGACACCGTTTCTGTGTCCTATAAGCGACAGAGCAGTAACTCACTTCAAAGGCGGGAGGCATCAAATCACAGTGCACCCATAAATTAACCTGTCCTGCCTTGGCCAATGGGAAGGCGACATTAAATCTCTGCTGTCATGGTGGCGGCCAATAGAAACACGATGGCTGTAAATCTGTCTGGGTTGGTCTGTTAACGGTGCGGTTGGGGAATCCATGGAGAAGGAGGGAGGGGAGAAAGTGAGAAAGAGTGCACAAGAGGTGGAGGTATGCAGGGAAAATCCTTTTCTTTTGCATTCTTAAGCTCTTGCAAAACTGGGGGGAAAAGGAGAAaggatacatatacacatattttAGCGCAACAAAAATAGGAATGCCCTTTTGTACCTCACAGATGAAATGGAAGCTGGAGTGCAGCAGCAGAAACACTCATAAATGTTTACAACCaaacatgtctgtatctgatctcGACAGCATCCTGCAAAAAAACTGACTGATGGCTCTTCTTTAGTGCTCTTTTGCATTACTGCATCAAATTTAGCCCTGACTGTTTGAAAATAGCAGCAATCTCATGAGACATGCCGTCATGCTTCCAGAATTACAATCTGCTTGTAGAGATCTGGAGCGATGCAAGGTAAACCAGAGTCCAGTTGAGCCAATTTGACCAGATGTGTCCCAGTTGTGCCAATTTAGAGGAGAATGGAATTGCCCCCATGGCACAACAAGCCTAAACAATGCAAAATGTCTCAAAGAATTTTTTTACAAGCAATAAATCTGCAAAGAAACCCAATTTGGTCTAGAACTGTCTGCAAAAACTGTCTTCACATCTTCTCTGACCCTTTTAAAGATTGTTTTAAAAGTGAAAGTTATACACAAGAGGAGCATTGTGGGATGAAGAAAAAAGGCATAAGAAAAACACATCAGGTGGAATATCTCTTCAGCTTACGATTCCCGAGTTGGTGGTACACTTTCATTATCCTATCAAAGTCGAGCATTTTCATTCGATAAATCTTAAAAGGTATCAAGAAACGATGGATTCTCCGAAAGCAGAGCTACGGAGGAGGAAAAACTCCTCTCACTCTCAGCAAATCCCACATTTTTTTATCTGCTTGTAACGACATCCAATAAACCACACGCACGTGGTGACATTTTTATTTCACAGCAACAAAAAAAGTTAAACATTATCATCAGAATTTACAGTCATGTTATGTCATTACtatgaaaacttttttttttttcctttttcagaAACATAAATAGTGTGCTGAGTTATGGCAAAGGCAGGCAGGAGTGCAATGGCGGAGGTGTTGTTTTTGGCTGGCTTTCCTTGGAGAGGCCATGATTCTTTTTTCTATGGGAATCCATAAACAAACCCAGAGAGGGCAACTTGGACCATAAACTACGTCAGGCTGCCACAGCGAGTGAGGCGAAGGGAGCAGGCCCAGGCTCTTTTCACCACTTCTCTGcatgcacacacgtacacaaCCATGTGCACGCCCTCCAGCAGCTTTTAATGACCTACTTTCAAATTTTTACACTCGCAGCAGTCTCCTGATTATTGTTGTCTTTTTCTTTGAGCATGTTGCATCTTATTTAAGACTGAATCTGGTTTTGGGGAAACGGAGGCTACAGAATACTGTGGGTTATGGTTAGAATACTTAATTTGATATCATTGACTGGCATGGCAAGCCAatgcacacaactacacacacatTAGAGTGTATCCATTAAGAGGATGTATTGATATTTGATCAAAACCTGCACAGGACTGAAAGGGGACAGGTTATGACATTTTtcataagttataatagttcaatGGTCTATAAAACAGTGTTCATGAATGTATTTGCACCAAAATTCCTCTCACGTAAAGCAATCTCAGCAGTTTTAGTCTTGGTGgtttcagaaccttccagaatgagctattgcttggctctgtcactttaataaaACTTGTTGAAGCTGGCCACACCCATCCATTCTCCCCTAAGACTGCTTTaaactgagaagctccgatatccaggaggggcttgcagaggcggagctggcctaaatggcgccctgtgcgagatcccccgtgacgcgccccccccccccccccccccccccccacacacacacacaagaaaaaaaaaattacacctacaactttgtttcaaatggcgtggagtgtattatatataacaaagtttgctaactgaatacaacatccagctcctggccaccttctcaccacttgtcaaagttctactgaaatagtgatgatgacaacacctgccatcgccttcattcctgggaaatatgaaagtagttggcaccttggtaggtcctcttcaaactagctctgtgcgtatgctgtcggtaattggtgatggccacttggctgggtctgaagaaagaggctcatcatcaccttcaatgggactcattggttgatcgttcaggcttctctattgacagaaaacagaagcgtaactcaacacattgctatgtggaccatttcacatattctattcaaatgcaatatgtgacattcaaatttctctaatgtttgcaggacacacacacacacaaacttgtgcaaaacttacctgacgtatcttgttggggagacgtggcagctggctgtccctcatcaagttcacatatactggtaggtctctctattgacagaaaatggaagcataactcaccacattgctatatggaacaattcccatattctgtgaaaatactatttaaatgtctatagctaaatgtttgctggacacacacacgtgtgcaaaacccacctaaagtatcttcctggggagatgtggtgccagcagactctccctcctcgagttcaaatactggcctatgagcagtggaggtagatggctgttcctcagtggcagctgatgtcatcccaaaatatctgcgtagggctgctgatgttgcataaaacaaacaatacaatcttcatgtcacgtctgttgctttagcattttaattaacatgttacaatgagcatttacagttttcagcagtggtggaaagaattctgaaaatctgtactcaagtacaagtactgttacattgctaaaatattactcatttacaagtaaaagtactgctgttagagaaatactcaagtaaaagtagaaattattaataaaaacctcagagtattctttatttttaacggctgatgtcaccatcacttctccagactggggctgcctggaaattgtgtgttttcctttaccaaaagttaaaacaccaacaatctattaatcattaataattgataaaatacaaaacaagtgtttttccctaattttttttgtcattttaagtttttatttccttattcagcaaatgtctccggcacacaaaaACTAAATGAcaagaggagccacaactattgattaaatatccatgaatccattttaactggttaaattctttaaCTCTCCCACACTGCTtcttggtcactgtgagttaacatagccgcggtgtgctgtgcagcacacttaacgcaacacgatgacatcatcgacttgtacagtgctgaaaggcgagacagtctcaactttcagctaaaaaagaccgctctggctattatagtttttattttatggcagtttacagtataaacgggatcttactagcagggcacctccagcggcccgctgccgctccgtttttcgtggggtaaataatatacgtagctcatttcccgagtccaaatagaaaggcgaatggcgccggcgcgagacctgccgcccgccgtcaatgtatttcagcaaaatacTCAAAGactaattttaatttgatagcgtttggttatcagcctttcggttttccactcttagcttttcataaaagctcatgtgacaaagaaaaagctagcggttggaagtagttctaaatgcATGCAacataagaagctagcaaaagacatttgaagggatcatcatagcaccatgcaaaacgttcagattagagaggttaggtaatcaataagttgggggacaggcgggaaaaataccaactaaataataaagagatgcatacctgcatcttttcctcgtttcccctcctcttcttttctttttttccgaaattgggcaccagatggcttcgaccgcttcttctccattatgtttgtgagcggtgatatgtgaaacggtacctgtatccctccatcatcactctccgagatccctccgccccccacctgataaagggcgctatagagcgcactacagaggcgcggcggacacaagggggcgcaataaaatcccaatataaacgcaaacaatgactttgttgtgcttttattacagaaatattattattattatcatcactaatcactattattattatgaagaacatgtgatttctatgttttgttgatgtatcggttgatggaagaaaaaaaattaaaaattaaaaaaaaaaaaaagaaattaaatgccgccccctacagactgccgccctgttcggccgcacatgttgcacatatcaagctccgccactgggggcttggagtagagttaATGCTTCTCCAGCAGTAGCTCTCTCTTAAAGTTAaaatcccattagtcatcatcacacactgatgaaattcatctccgcatttgacccatccccatgtggagtgttgagctgcagctgtggctgtgctctggAAGTATTTGATTTAaactcccaatccaaccccttaaagctgagtgtcaagcagggaggcattgggtctcattttttaagtctttggtatgacctgaccagttTTGAACCctcatctcccagtcccaggatggacattctaccactaggctaccaaGCTGGTTAGTAGCTGGAGCTGGAGAGGTGGTTTTATGCTAATTtcttcatttgtgacatcacatatTGGGACTTttttaaacagcttgttttaggcacataattcctaaaaaccaaacactgacagaaaacagatgaatgCTTTTTTTACATTTCGAATGTTTATAATAACAGCGGAAGCTCACATGGCTGCACAAAAAAGATTCAAGAGGTGAGTTATGCATAATGCGTCCCCTGCAAATGAATGTATTTGCAAAAGCACTCCAAGAATGCATACATTTGTTTTACATAGAAAATTCAAACTCTTAATGCTCCACATAGGCTGCGATCAATAGTTTTTCACATAGGACAATAAGTTCAATGTTCCTCAGTGGTTCCTAAGGTGGGTTGGGACCCCAGGGAGGATCATAAAGTTAGACATTTTTGAGGTGATCTccagaaataaaaaatgttttgaaGGTGtgtaacacttgtttaatcattacattttcagtggtctctagtaaaaataaatgctttagaaagtcgttctctggggaaacaaagatctGGTGCACCATCAGGaacagaagtgagccacatcggaGCTGAGCTTCAGAAGACAGCATTTGGAGGCCTTTTTTTCTGATGTTTGGATATCTCGCTATTGATtaactaacagcaatgcaactccaccactgactgtttgctctgcaacattgatgttttatccccacaaataacacaagcctggaggagttctgtcgtgttgtggagttgctgatgctaacggttagcttctactagctgagacgttctctgctgtttcctgtacgCTAAAACAGCAACAGCCTTTCCCATCATGGGTCAAGATGGGGGAGTCCATGACTGTTAAGAGACAgcatgatgtagatctgtcagtgtTTTTAAGTCCTAGCCTTTCATTGTttgtcttctatcagaagctaatgcaacagataggtgtaggagactattttcgtgttcagcctgcatgaaaaacgcagagtgactgattataatcaggaataataattaaaatgtttttccAGTGTTGCACACATTTAAAATTTTCTCATTTCTAGTGAAAAAAAAATACTGTGCTTTATAATTGTTATATTGTAGGTCATGATCTGAAAGATTTATACCCACCTCAGATAACATAACCTCCCTCCCTTTAATAATCTCTGATATGACAGCATGCTGTCACTGTTTTCCCCTGTGTTGTGTCTGTTTAGCTGGACAAGCTATTGAATGGGGCCAATGACTGTGACATAAAGACTCTAAGCATACAGATGATGAGAATTTATTGACTAATTCACAAAGtcccctctctcacacacacacacatacacactagggAAAGCAAGTGACTCGTTTGCTGTATGTATTGATCAATTACAGGGCTCTAACGCATACGCCTCTGACAATTTAACTGCATGTTATGAACAGTATGTCAAGCCACAGCGTTCTCAGCCGTTAGACTCATTCCTGTATAATTAATATGAATTACCTGGCTGGTTTTTATGATGGTGCAGCAGCAATTACACGATGACAGCAAGTCACCAAGCTGCCGATTGTGCTCCGGGGCCATCTAGATGGAGTGTGTGTCTGGACAGGCATCTTGGGTGGGATTCTGTTTTAACCCTGCTGTTTCCCCATTAGGATTTCATCTAATTACATTCACTGCTGAAGCTGGCCGTGTCCTTTTTAACCTTCATCCCTGCTCTCATTTACTTAAACCACATACAGACGTAAGCTGTTCTGATTAGACCACCAAGCTGATAGATAGCACTCAACTGGTGTAATAATTGGGTCCATTTATAGTAATTAGTTCACTTGGTTAGCTGGCTCTTCTTAGCCTTCACTTCTAATAAAGTCACTCAGACTCATGTTCTTAtccaaaaggatcaaagaaaagatCCACAAGTCAAACCTAATTTAATTAGTTTAATTTTAATCTCATGCATTTGTGATTGGCTGCTGTCAcacaacacacatttcttttttttttcttggcccAGAAATGTAACAAATCTTATTTGATTGCAACACAATCATTATCAAATATGCCACAAAGCTATTGAGCTGAGTTTCACGTTCGCAGCACAAATTTCTCTAAAATTTAACTCTGTTTGCCTCCAGATGAGGTAGAACATATTCCACAGAGCAAATGAGCAGTGAACCTCTCTAATTTGCTTTCCAACATTACCCATGATGTGTTTGATTCTTTCAGTAAACTCCCCCAGGCCACAGACATCTCTGCATCAAGATGATCCCCTTTTATCTCTTTTTGACACTTTGATGTCTTCACCAAATGATGTGAAGAGAGCAGACTGAAAGAATTATGAGGCTAACCCATCATGATCTAAGACTAGAGCTGAACTAGTTTTTACTCACGtttaaattagaaaaataaatCAACTAGATCAAATTAAAAATAGTGAAACATGTCTAGATTTATCAGTAATTCAAATACAATTTTTTATCtaatgcttgtttctttgattcaTAATTTATTTAAACTGTTTTGTTTTACTCCGTAGTTTCCCTACAAAAATGACTAATTCTGAGGTATTATGGAAGAGAAAATATGCACCTTTAGGAGCAAATAGACGATTTGATGCAGAATAAAGTTTAATCTTGATCTTTACTCGTATGTTTAGCTGATTTTTGTCACAGTTTAGTTTATGAAATATAATATTCATGATCAACAGAATACAAATTGCAGTTTTTTCTTTCCTTTATCACGGCCAGAAGATGGAGCTCTTGCACTTTAGTCTCTAAGGTGTGTTTGAGAAAACCAAAGCAGAAAGAAATCAAACACCATACAGAATTATCACCCATCTATGTTCCACGtctgaaacacaaaacaaaaacctTACACACAAGTGTTGCACATCACTGCTGCTCAAGTAATGGTGTCTGGTTTTATATTGAAAAATAAAGattaaaatggaaaaaataaatttaaaacctGCTGAAATGGTGTGCGCTTATAATTACATGAATGTAAATTTAaacttgcttttttttttacagtaatctgGAGAAGACAATAGGATCAAATGATCATTTTTATTATGTGAGATTATTGGAATGACAAAAGGACTTGTTGATGTAGATCATCTGCTTTAAGAAAAACAGTTTCTTCAATGAAAAATCAGAACATGAATGGAATGTACATGTTTTATCCTCATTTTAATCATTCAACGAACGACTGAGTTGAAGAATGTAGCAGTCCTGAACTGTGATTGGATCAGCCATTAATACTCCTCAAAGCTTTGACTCAGGTGGACGTTAAAGGAGGAGAATCAGTGTCATGTGAGCTCTGGTGGGCTGGTACAAGGATGACTACCGAAGAAGTGACCATTTGATCTGTTCTTTGGCAGATTGAAGCACCTGTGAAAAAGAAAAATTCCAGCTCAGAAAAGGTTTAATTGTTTATGATAAAATCATGGCTGCCGCATGAGATAAATCCTAATGAGAATAAAAGATTGTgcagaagtttagagtcatcctacATCTTTGTTTTGCTTTAAATAAGTCTGTACATTTCTATAATAGTGTGAAATAAATTAGAAGATGTTCGACATGCtcaacgtttaaaaaaaaaaaaggaacatgAAGTTATAAGGTAAGCATCAAAAAAGTTACAAATAGTTGCTAAAATGCTTTTAAAAATGACCATAGTGATATAATTGAAGATAAATAGTCTAGGTCTAATTAATCATTCTAATTGATTGAGTGAAAGCCAAATCATAACCATAAAACAGAGACTGGACACAGATATTAATCATGGCCATAGGAGAAATGGCGATGGGCAGTTTCAGACCTCTTAAATGACAACATTAATCAAGAGGAGCTCACActcgctctctctcacacacactccggGAGAGAGAGATGGGCCTGAGTGAAAATGAAAAGACAAGGACCACTACTGGCTATCCACCAAATAATTAGttatcacacactcacacacactattTGACAACCTGAAGGCGAGTGAGAAAGTAAAAACAGGAGAATGATGCAATAACAGCTTTTACACTCTGAGGTAAAGACTTAACAATCAATAAACTAATGGATCTTTTAAACTTTATTATAAAGACAGAATCAGTGTAGAGGTTTTTTCTTACCTGGGTGACTGTCTGCTCTGTCAGTGGTACATCATCACCCTACAAGAACAAGTATTACAACAGGTTTacagcgtgcgcacacacacacatcaacactTTCACACCGTGTTGAACATTTGTGATGAGAAATACTCACTCGAAGAGCCACGCGATGCACAACCTGCTGCGGGTCGCTCTCCAGGACCACGCTGTAAGTAACCCAAAACACCACAGTAAGTATAAAGAAAAAGTTTTTAGTTAAAGATCATTGGTGGTTCAAACTCACCCCCCATCCACTATTTCATCCACAGCCAAGAAGAGTCCCTCCATATTCTCCAACAGAGCTCTCCTCTCAACATTTTTTCTGTAAAATTAAAGAGAAATAACTCAATCCCAATCTGAGAGATTAATGGTTTATAAACATTTGACATTTTGTGCTAAACTGCTACCAAGACATACCTCAACATCTGACTGAGGGAATCAAATAGGCAGTTTAGAACAGCCATGAGCATAAGCTATTGAAAaagaacaaatttcaacaaatagtaATTATGTGAAAATATTAGCAGTTAAAATGTGACTGTTTTATCTGCTATAATTAAGAAAAGGCTGACTTTTCATGAAAGTTCTTTCAGTTTTACCTCATTTTCATGTGAACTTCCGATGACATAAAAGAAGAGATCTATATTGCTCTTGTAGACAACAGTTAGGCCTTCCAGTAATGCAATCTCAcctacaaacaaacaaataataccATCACATTTTAGTCATGTACTGAAGCAAACCAATTACCTTTAATATGCTTAGCTTACTGTCTGTTCTGTGTGTTTTGTTGAATATGTTCTTCTCAAACGCCTTTTGCTCCTTCACCGTCGGATATGTGTCGTCATAATACTGCAGACACACCAAGAAGAAAAGTACATTTTAAAACAATTCAAATAAATCTATTATTTTACATTAAAGTATATAAATAATGTGGTACGTAAAATATTCTTCATTAAAATAGGAAACATTAAGTTTCTAAAAGGTCTGACTTCCCTATCGATTCTGTGacactaaccccgggtttccacgggagccgtcagcagcacgttactgcagcagcacgtcttgctcgcgtaagctgctgcttggcccttcccacgagacgcgaagcagcaggggagcagctgtcaccgaccgagcacgaagtcacacgagtgacttcgtcagtaaacacaacaacaagcaggagaaaactacaacatggtttgtgttttatgttctgtccgttttataatcgccaatacggacctgaaaaacaaaggagaccactagctgtgtgataacttctcacggggacgcacagttagtaactgtttttaaaagtaaagcaaccggaaggcagtacgttctttattctgaaaatctcgagagcttctccccatttccgcgttcgatttcctgtctttccttccccaaaaatgtcgaacttgacccgtttcagaggcgtcgcgcgtagaaaatagaaccggcgcgtaaaggccgcgacatgctgctcctgagacgcggccgactcgcgctgctgacggctgccggcggctccggtggaaaaggttctgttgaccacagcggttcctatcagcagctatgacgtgctgctgcagtaacgtgctgctgacggctcccgtggaaagccggggttagccaAACGGTTTCTACTACGGAAGCAAACATATTTAAAACCTAGTAACATAGTTTTACATTTAAAACTTTGCTTCTATGATTAACAATATTTAAAATTATGATATAAAATTACAAGGATTGAATAATGTGAATTATACTGAGTCAGTAAAAATAAACttgtttttaaacaaaacttTAAGGTGTGGGGGTAGGAGCCATCAGCTTTGACCATTTTTAGCAATAAAAAGTAAATAagatacattttaaaaatgaatacattaaattaaaattaaaatagttAACCATATAAATCAGGAACACCTTAAATTTTAAACAGACCAACAGACCAAGGAATAACGCCTGTAATTTGTCTAATTAAATTTCTCTATCTAATTACACAAAAGActcctgtgtttttttttagtGCTTTGCAATCACCACCTTCAAATACATCTAAAAACTGTTTGTGTACAGCTCAAATCTATTATTATTAAATAGGTCATGAAAAATTTATGAAAATGTATCAGGTGTGTTGAATAATTAACTTATTGCTTTTGGGGGGATCTAATCCAAGTGAAAAGCTGTAATATTGACATTAAATCAGACTTTGCGTGTTTGAAGAAAATATTTAAAGTAAAAAAGATGAATCAGGATTAAAGTCATACCTTGGCATAAAGCCTGTCTCCGTCATTGTCCAGAATCAGAACAGCTTTGACCGTATACAAAGAGGGTTCCTGTGAAGACAGCAGTACAGTGCGTTGTGTTTAAACAAACATAAAGGACTAGAAATTAAGGTTTGTAGTAAGAAGGATAGTTTAAGAAAAATGGCCGTGATTAGGCCATAATAGGATCgtttagtcttaagacatgtatcAAAAACGGTTGTAAAAATGTTGTCATGACGGTATTCTTGTTCATGTCAGGTGGAGGACATGACACTTCCACATCAGCAACAAACGGACACATACTTCCTCGACGCTAACTAGTTAGCTAACACTGTAGTTAGCTCTCTGTCAAGTTAACTCGGGAGGATGCTAAATAAGCAGCATTTCGCCTAAATTATGAagaca
The sequence above is a segment of the Nothobranchius furzeri strain GRZ-AD chromosome 15, NfurGRZ-RIMD1, whole genome shotgun sequence genome. Coding sequences within it:
- the copz1 gene encoding coatomer subunit zeta-1, which encodes MDSPILEPSLYTVKAVLILDNDGDRLYAKYYDDTYPTVKEQKAFEKNIFNKTHRTDSEIALLEGLTVVYKSNIDLFFYVIGSSHENELMLMAVLNCLFDSLSQMLRKNVERRALLENMEGLFLAVDEIVDGGVVLESDPQQVVHRVALRGDDVPLTEQTVTQVLQSAKEQIKWSLLR